One genomic region from Bradyrhizobium icense encodes:
- a CDS encoding response regulator transcription factor — MTGRSDSPHQGVKAEEPSGRAIVFVIDDDVSMRRSLANLFRSVNLDVAAFGSAQDMLQGNLPEVASCLVLDVRLPGLSGLELQTELAKLNLHIPIIFITGHGDIPMSVKAMKGGAVDFLTKPFRDQELLDAVVAATERDRKRREVEKTVANLQSLFETLSPREQAVMKLVAAGLMNKQVAAELELAEITVKIYRGRVMKKMGARSLADLIRMAETLGICANHPE; from the coding sequence GTGACCGGGCGCTCCGACTCGCCGCACCAAGGCGTGAAGGCCGAAGAGCCCAGCGGAAGGGCGATCGTGTTCGTGATCGACGACGACGTCTCAATGCGTCGTTCGCTCGCGAACCTTTTTCGATCGGTGAATTTGGACGTTGCTGCGTTCGGATCGGCCCAGGACATGCTGCAAGGCAACCTTCCGGAGGTTGCCAGCTGCCTCGTCCTTGACGTCAGGCTGCCGGGATTGAGCGGCCTCGAGCTGCAGACTGAGCTAGCCAAGTTGAACCTTCACATTCCGATTATTTTCATCACTGGCCATGGCGACATTCCAATGAGCGTCAAGGCCATGAAGGGTGGAGCGGTCGATTTTCTTACCAAGCCGTTTCGCGATCAGGAGCTGCTTGACGCCGTCGTCGCCGCGACCGAACGGGATCGCAAGAGGCGGGAGGTTGAGAAGACGGTTGCGAACTTGCAGTCCTTGTTCGAGACCTTAAGCCCACGCGAACAGGCAGTGATGAAACTGGTCGCTGCTGGCCTGATGAACAAACAAGTAGCCGCAGAGCTCGAGCTCGCCGAAATTACCGTCAAGATCTATCGCGGACGGGTGATGAAGAAAATGGGCGCGCGGTCGCTGGCCGATCTAATCAGAATGGCTGAGACCCTCGGAATTTGTGCCAACCACCCCGAATAA
- a CDS encoding response regulator transcription factor, which translates to MSTPPLISIVDDDGSVRAAINNLLKSRGYIVHTFVSAEEFLRSPHLNGTSCVITDVQMSTMSGLDLLTHMRAQGYSAPFIFITAFPDDRVRARALSAGAICFLAKPFAGQHLIRCLDTALDKHRGGASA; encoded by the coding sequence TTGTCCACGCCTCCGCTCATTTCCATCGTCGATGACGACGGGTCGGTCCGTGCTGCGATAAATAATCTTTTGAAATCCCGCGGCTATATCGTCCATACATTTGTGTCAGCCGAGGAGTTCTTGCGCTCGCCCCACCTGAACGGAACATCGTGTGTGATTACGGATGTGCAGATGTCCACTATGAGCGGCTTGGACCTGCTGACACACATGCGGGCCCAGGGTTACAGTGCACCGTTCATTTTCATCACCGCCTTTCCCGATGATCGCGTTCGCGCCCGTGCGCTAAGCGCCGGAGCGATTTGCTTCCTGGCCAAGCCCTTCGCCGGACAGCACTTGATCAGGTGCCTCGATACTGCACTGGATAAGCATCGCGGCGGAGCAAGCGCATGA